From a region of the Rhodococcus sp. 4CII genome:
- a CDS encoding iron-siderophore ABC transporter substrate-binding protein, producing the protein MKTSGRYWRRAGIVMMAATALFAGACSESTSDSTDAAGSATGQADASAFPVSIPSALGTAEITEAPKRVVTLGWGSEDAALSLGVVPVAVQNMKSDTGTDDGLLPWSRAKLGELDPNAEPTLLTASSKEMPYEQIAALDPDVILAVHSGVNQEQFDKLSAIAPTVAYPERRWATSWEDQITTVGKALGRSAQAEALVTQTQDTLAQAKSRHPEFAGKTVAFGSGTEAGSYNFYFDTDPRLKMLASLGFTVDPLAQQLRENSDQSKFAAPVSLELLPTYNPDVLLAWYLSPELQNEVQSNPLFAGMKAVRDNSYVGLTDPPLVFASSSPNVLSVPWLLDKLLPQLSQAANNAQAS; encoded by the coding sequence ATGAAAACGTCCGGAAGATACTGGCGTAGAGCCGGAATCGTGATGATGGCGGCAACCGCGTTGTTCGCCGGTGCCTGCAGCGAGTCGACGTCCGACTCGACCGACGCGGCGGGATCCGCGACCGGACAGGCCGACGCGTCGGCCTTCCCCGTGTCGATTCCGTCGGCGCTCGGCACCGCCGAGATCACGGAGGCCCCGAAGCGGGTCGTCACCCTCGGCTGGGGCAGCGAGGACGCGGCACTGTCGCTCGGCGTCGTGCCCGTCGCGGTGCAGAACATGAAGTCGGACACCGGAACCGACGACGGTCTGCTCCCGTGGTCGCGGGCGAAGCTCGGAGAGCTCGACCCGAATGCGGAGCCCACGCTGCTGACGGCGTCGAGCAAGGAGATGCCGTACGAGCAGATCGCGGCGCTCGACCCGGACGTGATCCTGGCCGTGCACTCGGGCGTCAATCAGGAACAGTTCGACAAGCTGTCGGCCATCGCCCCCACCGTGGCGTACCCGGAGCGTCGCTGGGCGACCAGCTGGGAAGACCAGATCACCACCGTCGGCAAGGCCCTCGGCCGGTCGGCTCAGGCCGAGGCCCTGGTCACGCAGACGCAGGACACCCTCGCGCAGGCGAAGTCGCGGCACCCCGAGTTCGCCGGGAAGACGGTGGCTTTCGGTAGCGGCACCGAAGCGGGATCGTACAACTTCTACTTCGACACCGATCCTCGCCTGAAGATGCTCGCGAGTCTCGGTTTCACCGTCGACCCGCTCGCCCAGCAGTTGCGCGAGAACAGCGACCAGAGCAAGTTCGCCGCTCCGGTCAGCCTCGAACTGCTGCCGACGTACAACCCGGACGTCCTGCTCGCCTGGTACCTGTCACCCGAGCTGCAGAACGAGGTCCAGTCGAACCCGCTGTTCGCCGGGATGAAGGCCGTGCGCGACAACTCCTACGTGGGTCTGACCGATCCGCCGCTGGTGTTCGCGTCGAGCTCGCCGAACGTGCTCAGCGTGCCGTGGCTGCTGGACAAGCTGCTCCCGCAGCTCTCGCAGGCCGCGAACAATGCTCAGGCCAGCTAG
- the entS gene encoding enterobactin transporter EntS, producing MAGLSRYAIDLTPLRTSREFRYIFIARTISIFGLGLLLVAVPLQVYDMTNSTLAVGAASIVVGSSVFIGTLFGGVIADRYDRRPVISLARAAAGVAFAILAVNAFLPTPQLWIIYLCGVIEGLAGGISSTALMAVIPSLLPKDKMAAAGALMTVMADLGTVASPAIGGVIIAATSVGTNYVLAAVSSGITAYCIARLPSLPPPVKNTESPLRSIASGFTYAAKDSVVGGTLLVGFCAMMLTGWNVLLPAYASQVLYAGPAATGLLYSAPAVGALTGSLTSGWTGTARRGGLVVFLAAMIASAGLIGVGAVPMIAVTFLGLAAHGFGRVLGDILRYAVIQTETPEEYRGRVAGVWGAQISTGSAAGALVAGAVGAAVGPREAFLLYGAGGIVVLAVLALTLKGLRTYSSAAAEEDDLSAAAP from the coding sequence CTTGACGCCCCTCCGGACGAGTCGCGAGTTCCGATACATCTTCATCGCCCGCACGATCTCCATCTTCGGTCTGGGTCTGCTCCTGGTGGCCGTGCCGCTGCAGGTGTACGACATGACGAATTCCACACTGGCAGTGGGCGCAGCGAGCATCGTCGTCGGCTCTTCGGTGTTCATCGGCACCCTCTTCGGCGGCGTGATTGCCGACCGGTACGACCGCAGGCCGGTCATCTCGCTCGCCCGTGCGGCAGCGGGCGTGGCGTTCGCGATCCTCGCGGTCAACGCGTTTCTCCCCACACCCCAGCTGTGGATCATCTACCTGTGCGGCGTGATCGAGGGCCTGGCGGGTGGCATCTCGTCGACCGCGCTGATGGCGGTGATTCCGTCGCTGCTGCCGAAGGACAAGATGGCCGCAGCCGGTGCCCTGATGACGGTCATGGCCGATCTCGGCACGGTCGCGTCACCCGCGATCGGTGGTGTGATCATCGCGGCGACATCCGTGGGTACCAATTATGTTCTGGCCGCGGTGTCCTCGGGCATCACCGCGTACTGCATCGCCAGACTGCCGTCGCTGCCGCCGCCGGTGAAGAACACCGAGAGCCCGCTGCGGTCGATCGCCAGCGGTTTCACCTACGCCGCCAAGGATTCCGTGGTCGGCGGAACGCTGTTGGTCGGGTTCTGCGCCATGATGCTCACCGGCTGGAACGTCCTGCTGCCCGCGTACGCGAGCCAGGTGCTCTACGCCGGACCGGCGGCCACCGGACTGCTCTACAGTGCGCCCGCCGTCGGAGCCCTCACCGGATCGCTCACCAGTGGCTGGACGGGGACCGCGCGGCGCGGGGGCCTGGTCGTGTTCCTCGCGGCCATGATCGCGTCGGCCGGACTGATCGGCGTCGGCGCCGTCCCGATGATCGCGGTCACGTTCCTCGGTCTCGCCGCCCACGGGTTCGGGCGCGTGCTCGGCGACATCCTCCGGTATGCGGTGATCCAGACCGAGACCCCCGAGGAATACCGCGGACGCGTCGCCGGTGTGTGGGGCGCCCAGATCTCCACGGGTTCGGCCGCCGGCGCACTCGTCGCCGGCGCCGTCGGTGCCGCGGTGGGACCGCGTGAGGCGTTCCTTCTCTACGGAGCGGGCGGCATCGTGGTGCTGGCCGTCCTCGCGCTGACGTTGAAGGGCTTGCGCACCTACAGCAGTGCCGCTGCCGAGGAGGACGACCTCTCGGCAGCGGCACCGTGA